From Fulvivirga lutea:
TTATAATACACCCAAGATTACTAACAACTCATTTACCCACATCTATGAAGATAATGAAGGAGTAATATGGGCTTCGTCAAGTGGTGGTGGTTTGGCTACTGTAAAAGATGATGTTGTTCACATATATACCACCAATGATGGCTTGCCAAGTAATTTTATTGAGGAGGTAGTGCAGGATCATTCGGGCAGGTTATGGGTAGCCACTAGTGATGGCCTTTGTTATTTTAAGAACGGAAGGTTTGAGAATACAGATACACCTGAAAAGTTGAAGACAGAACGGTTAAAAAGTATTGATGTTGATGATGAGGGAACAATATGGATAGCCACCACTAGTGAAGGTTTATACACGTATGACAAGTCAAAGAATTTGAATGAAGTCAACGTGTCCCACGGCCTTGTGAGTAATACCATTAACTATATAAAATATGATCATGGAAAAATTTGGGTTGGAACTGAAGATGGTATGTCAATCATCAGTCCTGATTTAAGCATTGAAAACCTTACTATTAATGATGGTTTGCCTCATAAAGTAGTCTCATCCTCATTGGTCGATCAAACCACAGGTGCCGTGTTTATCGGAACATTTAAAGGCTTTGTAAGATATCACAATGGCAAGGTAGATTATCCATCATTAGGAAGCCAATTACATAATAATGACTTCACTAATATAATTAATGACTATGAAGGTAATATTTGGATTTCTACCTATAGAAAAGGGTTGTTTAAGTTATGGAATGGGAAATTCACTAATTATTCGTTCGATCGGTCGCAAATAGCTTACCCTTATATCGCCCATGCTGTGTTTCAAAATAATCAGGATGAGATATTCGTAATTCATGAGCTAGGAGTCAGTAAGCTGGATTTGGAAGCGAATAAGATATATCCTTTCAATATTGGGTACCAATTCACGGAAACAAAACTAAAATACGGGCTTTGGGATTCTAAAGGCAAATTATGGATAGCTGCTGGAGATTTTCTGATGAAATACAAATCAGGTAAGGTTCAGAAGCTTGATGTAACTAATGGGTTGGTACATGATAATGTAAGAACCATTTTCGAAGATAAAGTAGGTAATATTTGGGTTGGAACGAATAACGGCATAAGTGTAATTGATGCAACTGGTTCAATAAAAAACTACACTCCAGAAAACGGTCTCAGCCACGAGTACATTATGCATTTCAATGAAATTTCTGACGGTAGAATGGTCATCTCCACCAGAAATGGTCTAAACTTCTTCGATGGTAAGAACTTTGAAGCATATCATACCAATGATGGTATGGCAGGAGATTTTGTCTTTAAAACTTATGAAGATAAGGATGGCATATTATGGCTGTGTGGAAATGCCGGATTAACTCGCTACAAGGATGGTGAGTTTAAGTATATCACAACCCAAAATGGATTGGGAAGCAATACTATTTTTCAAATGCTTGAAGATGACCTGGGAAACTTCTGGATGACTACCAATCAGAAAAGCATCACAGTTTTTAGAGTTTCTAAAAAAGAATTAAATGACTATTTAGATGGTAAAATAAATGAAATTAATTCCACTGTATTTACAGAAGTAGATGGATTGAAATCCAGCTCAGCAACCTCTTCAGGTACTAGTTTAAAAACTAAAGATGGCTTGTTATTATTCGCTACTAATGAAGGCGTGGAACTTATAGATCCAGATAATATCAATAAAAATCAACTTGAACCACCAGTTGTCATAGAAGAGTTTAAAGTGGAAAATGAAGTTATGTCACTTGATTCAACGTTGGTAGTTCCACCAGGCAAGCAGCGTATAACAATTAAATATGCAGCCCTAAGCTATATTGCATCTGATAAACTGCAATACAAATACAAATTAGA
This genomic window contains:
- a CDS encoding sensor histidine kinase, whose amino-acid sequence is MHKTNYIKLIICLCCAFLVQQSSFGQAPKINKSLNQYNLEHWTTEDGLPDNAIIHTLFSETGYLWLVSYGGISRFNGRDFKNFNSYNTPKITNNSFTHIYEDNEGVIWASSSGGGLATVKDDVVHIYTTNDGLPSNFIEEVVQDHSGRLWVATSDGLCYFKNGRFENTDTPEKLKTERLKSIDVDDEGTIWIATTSEGLYTYDKSKNLNEVNVSHGLVSNTINYIKYDHGKIWVGTEDGMSIISPDLSIENLTINDGLPHKVVSSSLVDQTTGAVFIGTFKGFVRYHNGKVDYPSLGSQLHNNDFTNIINDYEGNIWISTYRKGLFKLWNGKFTNYSFDRSQIAYPYIAHAVFQNNQDEIFVIHELGVSKLDLEANKIYPFNIGYQFTETKLKYGLWDSKGKLWIAAGDFLMKYKSGKVQKLDVTNGLVHDNVRTIFEDKVGNIWVGTNNGISVIDATGSIKNYTPENGLSHEYIMHFNEISDGRMVISTRNGLNFFDGKNFEAYHTNDGMAGDFVFKTYEDKDGILWLCGNAGLTRYKDGEFKYITTQNGLGSNTIFQMLEDDLGNFWMTTNQKSITVFRVSKKELNDYLDGKINEINSTVFTEVDGLKSSSATSSGTSLKTKDGLLLFATNEGVELIDPDNINKNQLEPPVVIEEFKVENEVMSLDSTLVVPPGKQRITIKYAALSYIASDKLQYKYKLEGFDETWQDAEGIPETSYTNLPPGDYVFKVKGANSDGVWNDEGASLAFTKAPYFSQTKNFIFLISAIVIAFALIVYNLRVRSLKKSKQLLEQLIDERTSEILLRKEEIETQKEEIEAQQKEIESKNDELQRINTRLEDIVEDRTNQLKTTYQDLLEVNKELDTFIYRSVHDVRGPIARLQGLSYLISLETKDDKILELVQRLNLTAYEMNELFYRLINIIRLKSSELNVTKIDLETIAQELIDKVCEERNCKVKSKIEISDDFELLTDQNNVKLILSQLIDNAVKFRNSKNPKLTIEATMAADGMASIKVSDNGLGIDDDIADNIFDMFFVGQDYIQGAGLGLYAVKTAVKVLKGDIKLINNKPGQTTFEVTLPSNV